A window of Candidatus Pantoea floridensis contains these coding sequences:
- a CDS encoding lactonase family protein, which translates to MKNLFRAATLLATMTASVPLLAHTFVYVSEADDGTIARYALNEQTGALQLLGHTHAGGKVMPMTLSADHKHLYAAIRSKPLQLVSWDIDRNSGDLHQSISVTAAASYPYISTDRQGRFLLGASYDGDVVHVYRLTSDGKLTAPPVGSYKTGHAAHSVIVDASGENAYVGNLGTDRVLQLKLSKEGELTALGNGYVKTAVDNGPRHSVLSPDNRYIYNIGEMGGIITQFRREPGGELVKVAEMPNAVAAQYRLAHGRERPPGYSDTTPRIWSADIRLTPDGRFLYVSERTSSTISGYRVSKADGKLSLIDSWQVEKQPRGIAITSDGRWLIASGEKSAVIGSYAIEAGSGELKRVSEAAAGGDANWVTTVTYN; encoded by the coding sequence ATGAAAAACCTATTCCGCGCGGCGACGCTCTTAGCCACCATGACCGCAAGTGTGCCCTTGCTGGCGCACACTTTCGTTTATGTTTCAGAAGCCGATGATGGCACCATTGCGCGCTACGCCCTCAACGAGCAAACCGGCGCGCTGCAACTGCTGGGCCACACCCACGCCGGTGGCAAAGTGATGCCGATGACGCTGAGCGCCGATCATAAACATCTGTATGCGGCAATTCGCAGTAAACCGCTGCAACTGGTGAGCTGGGACATTGACCGCAATAGCGGCGATCTACATCAATCTATCTCGGTGACGGCTGCGGCCAGTTATCCCTATATTAGTACTGACCGACAGGGGCGCTTTCTGCTTGGGGCATCCTATGATGGTGACGTAGTGCACGTTTATCGTCTGACAAGCGATGGCAAACTCACTGCGCCGCCGGTCGGCAGCTATAAAACCGGGCACGCGGCGCATTCGGTGATTGTGGATGCAAGCGGCGAAAACGCGTATGTCGGCAATCTCGGCACCGATCGCGTGTTACAGCTGAAACTGAGCAAAGAGGGTGAACTGACGGCGCTCGGCAACGGCTACGTCAAAACGGCTGTTGATAACGGGCCACGCCATTCAGTGCTATCACCGGATAATCGCTATATCTATAACATTGGCGAAATGGGCGGCATCATCACGCAATTCCGCCGGGAGCCAGGCGGTGAGCTGGTTAAGGTGGCAGAAATGCCTAACGCCGTTGCCGCGCAATACAGACTTGCGCATGGACGTGAGCGTCCACCGGGCTATAGCGATACCACGCCACGCATCTGGTCTGCCGATATTCGTCTTACGCCAGATGGACGTTTTCTGTATGTCAGCGAACGCACCAGCAGCACCATTAGCGGTTATCGGGTGAGTAAAGCCGATGGGAAATTGTCGCTGATTGATAGCTGGCAGGTAGAGAAACAGCCGCGCGGGATAGCGATTACATCCGATGGTCGCTGGCTAATCGCCAGTGGTGAGAAGAGTGCGGTTATCGGCAGCTATGCCATTGAAGCAGGAAGCGGGGAGCTTAAGCGAGTGAGTGAAGCAGCCGCTGGCGGCGATGCTAATTGGGTGACGACGGTAACGTATAACTAG
- a CDS encoding cupin domain-containing protein, with product MNEQFDGNGIFPKGPKNEALAQYFTGTSYLNMLTTEGVTIGNVVFEPACRNNWHIHHGGGQILLVTGGRGWYQAWNQPARQLVAGDVVNIPAGLKHWHGAAADSWFAHIAIAVPAEGASNEWLEPVADDEYQQLS from the coding sequence ATGAACGAACAATTTGATGGCAATGGCATATTCCCGAAAGGGCCGAAAAATGAAGCGCTTGCGCAATATTTTACCGGCACAAGTTACCTGAACATGCTGACAACGGAAGGCGTTACCATTGGTAATGTGGTATTTGAACCCGCCTGCCGTAATAACTGGCATATTCATCACGGTGGTGGCCAGATCTTATTGGTCACGGGGGGACGCGGGTGGTATCAGGCGTGGAATCAGCCAGCCCGTCAGCTGGTTGCGGGCGATGTGGTTAACATTCCTGCAGGATTAAAGCATTGGCATGGTGCGGCGGCAGATAGCTGGTTTGCTCACATTGCTATCGCTGTTCCGGCCGAGGGCGCCTCCAACGAATGGCTGGAGCCTGTTGCGGATGATGAATATCAACAGTTGTCCTGA
- a CDS encoding VF530 family protein → MNDHRSKDPLHGVTLEMQINALVAHYGWDKLGKLININCFKSDPSVKSSLKFLRRTPWARAEVEALYLDSLDDFRSENEGDIAPNPWTTGRNS, encoded by the coding sequence ATGAACGATCATCGCTCCAAAGATCCCTTGCACGGCGTAACGCTTGAGATGCAAATTAACGCGCTGGTCGCACATTATGGCTGGGATAAGCTGGGCAAGCTTATCAATATCAACTGTTTCAAAAGCGATCCTAGCGTCAAATCAAGCCTGAAATTTTTACGACGGACGCCCTGGGCGCGCGCGGAAGTTGAAGCGCTTTATCTGGACTCATTGGATGATTTCAGATCGGAGAATGAGGGTGACATCGCCCCCAATCCCTGGACAACAGGTCGTAACAGTTAA
- a CDS encoding DUF1345 domain-containing protein, protein MGSSLTTHLFARLRLLISIIAGFICYYVLPAQLGTLQRLLIGWNVLAWLYLIFIWFRMLRTEVKDIQHIAKMQDQSAALVLGMVIIACMVSIVAILSELSSLHHLTGTPRVLHLLLTAMTLVVSWALLPSSFAMHYAHHHYLHRSKDVTPMIFPEKPDDPDYWDFLYFAFTIAVASQTADVATGTTEMRKITLLQSVISFIFNLAILGLSVNVGAGLLS, encoded by the coding sequence ATGGGCTCTTCGCTAACGACTCACCTCTTCGCTCGGCTGCGATTACTGATCTCAATTATTGCCGGCTTCATTTGCTATTACGTTCTTCCCGCTCAGCTTGGCACTTTGCAACGCCTGTTGATTGGCTGGAATGTTTTGGCGTGGTTGTACCTGATTTTTATCTGGTTTCGCATGTTGCGTACTGAAGTGAAGGATATTCAGCATATCGCCAAAATGCAGGATCAAAGCGCTGCGCTGGTGCTGGGCATGGTTATCATTGCCTGTATGGTCAGCATTGTGGCGATTCTGAGTGAGCTCTCATCGTTGCACCATCTCACTGGAACGCCGCGCGTGCTTCATTTATTACTGACAGCAATGACGCTCGTCGTTTCATGGGCACTGCTGCCCAGCTCCTTCGCGATGCATTATGCGCATCATCACTATCTGCATCGCAGCAAAGATGTCACACCGATGATCTTCCCGGAAAAGCCCGACGATCCTGATTATTGGGACTTTCTCTATTTCGCCTTCACCATCGCCGTCGCGTCACAAACGGCTGATGTTGCAACGGGAACCACTGAAATGCGCAAGATTACGCTGCTGCAATCCGTCATCTCGTTTATCTTCAATCTGGCGATTTTGGGATTATCGGTTAACGTGGGTGCCGGATTGCTCAGTTAA
- a CDS encoding class I SAM-dependent methyltransferase yields the protein MNDDKITIGLNANITPFMQSSTVAAYVQDTPKKVPGLSDLHRMTTILLGEGATEAAHILVVGAGGGLELLAMAQAQPDWRFTGVDPSPAMLDIARQTTASYADRIELVTGKVDNAPHILFDGATCLLTLHFLNRSERLHTLRQIRRRMKQGSQIVIAHHAAPDSNSLQWLTRSTSFAANPVNAASSAKTMAERLVLLSASEEEALLREAGFLEPSLFYAAFSFRGWVAIAG from the coding sequence TTGAATGACGATAAGATAACCATCGGCCTGAATGCCAATATCACACCGTTTATGCAATCAAGTACCGTTGCGGCTTATGTGCAGGACACGCCGAAAAAGGTACCCGGACTGTCCGATCTCCATCGGATGACAACCATTCTGCTGGGTGAAGGTGCGACAGAAGCAGCGCATATCCTTGTTGTGGGTGCCGGTGGCGGTTTGGAGCTGCTGGCCATGGCACAGGCACAGCCCGACTGGCGGTTTACCGGCGTAGATCCGTCGCCGGCTATGCTTGATATTGCACGTCAGACAACCGCATCTTATGCCGATCGAATTGAGCTCGTGACCGGCAAAGTAGACAACGCGCCACACATTCTTTTTGACGGCGCGACATGTTTACTCACGCTACATTTTCTTAATAGAAGCGAACGGCTGCACACACTGAGGCAGATTCGTCGCCGCATGAAGCAGGGCAGTCAAATCGTCATCGCTCACCATGCGGCACCTGACTCCAACTCGCTCCAATGGTTGACGCGTTCTACCAGCTTTGCTGCCAACCCGGTAAATGCTGCCTCGTCAGCTAAAACGATGGCTGAGCGTCTTGTGCTTTTATCTGCATCCGAGGAAGAAGCGCTTTTGCGGGAGGCTGGTTTTCTCGAACCATCGCTTTTTTATGCCGCTTTCTCATTTCGCGGTTGGGTAGCTATAGCCGGCTAG
- a CDS encoding helix-turn-helix domain-containing protein encodes MDLTLRKPSEIVKLLCERLRKERLTQQMTQADIAARAGIGVNTVSNLESGRNVGFENLVRVAMVLGRGKELEALFMPQIDSLDDLLRYEKNTDRQRVKRSANDGQ; translated from the coding sequence ATGGATTTAACACTTAGAAAACCCAGCGAAATTGTCAAGCTACTGTGTGAGCGACTGCGTAAAGAGCGCCTGACGCAGCAGATGACGCAGGCTGATATCGCCGCGCGGGCGGGAATTGGCGTCAATACCGTTTCTAATCTCGAATCCGGACGTAACGTGGGATTTGAAAATCTGGTGCGGGTGGCGATGGTGCTGGGACGCGGTAAAGAACTGGAGGCGCTGTTTATGCCGCAGATCGACAGTCTCGACGATCTGCTGCGCTACGAAAAGAACACCGATCGTCAGCGCGTAAAAAGGAGTGCTAACGATGGTCAGTAA
- a CDS encoding type II toxin-antitoxin system HipA family toxin, producing MVSKVDVYYEGWGERWLWGTLVSSTALTGRPLIMFEYSAEAARRGLELSSLSLPLKGPRLRRDFPAHQLALPGPVYDALPDGWGMLLMDRLFRQRGLNAARIGPLERLTYIGSNAMGAMSFVPSQPEATSLAEDISLTKLAAEVQEVLDGEGGEFLQRLLQMGGSPQGARPKALLYRDPLSGHFTTAAAAEMDAWLIKFPASQEHPEVCAIEAVYAECLRECQIATPDTAYFSLPNGQAAFASKRFDRHNGVRIPMQSLAAFTDANYQIPGALDYTSFLRATQICTNDVRQKALAFERVVFNVVFNNRDDHPKNFAYIMTQNGQWQLAPFYDVTWCEGPGGYHQMDVMGEALQIGREHLFALAEQEAELSSEQANNVIAKCCDVAARFAAKAADMFPGQITAETLRTIQTRMDDNIKRLRY from the coding sequence ATGGTCAGTAAAGTCGATGTTTACTACGAAGGCTGGGGTGAACGATGGCTTTGGGGAACGCTGGTCTCTTCTACCGCGCTCACCGGTCGTCCGCTGATCATGTTTGAATACAGCGCAGAAGCAGCGCGGCGCGGGCTAGAACTCTCGTCGCTTAGCCTGCCGCTAAAAGGACCGCGGCTGCGCAGGGATTTCCCCGCGCATCAGCTTGCTCTACCCGGCCCGGTTTACGATGCGTTACCCGATGGTTGGGGCATGCTGCTGATGGATCGCCTATTCCGCCAGCGCGGTCTGAATGCAGCGCGAATCGGACCGTTAGAACGTCTCACCTATATCGGCAGCAATGCGATGGGCGCAATGTCGTTTGTACCCTCCCAGCCTGAAGCGACTTCGCTGGCGGAAGATATTTCACTGACAAAACTGGCGGCAGAAGTTCAGGAAGTGCTGGATGGCGAAGGCGGTGAATTCCTGCAGCGGCTGTTACAGATGGGCGGCTCACCTCAGGGAGCAAGGCCAAAAGCGCTGCTGTACCGCGATCCGCTTAGCGGTCATTTTACCACTGCCGCCGCCGCGGAAATGGATGCGTGGCTGATTAAATTCCCCGCCAGCCAGGAACATCCCGAAGTCTGCGCGATTGAAGCGGTGTATGCAGAGTGCCTGCGCGAATGCCAGATCGCAACGCCCGATACCGCCTACTTCTCTCTGCCAAATGGACAGGCGGCGTTCGCCTCTAAGCGGTTTGATCGTCACAACGGAGTGCGGATACCGATGCAGAGTCTTGCGGCCTTTACCGACGCAAACTATCAGATACCGGGTGCGCTGGATTACACCAGTTTCCTGCGCGCAACGCAGATCTGTACCAATGATGTCCGCCAGAAAGCATTGGCGTTTGAGCGCGTGGTTTTCAATGTCGTGTTCAACAACCGCGACGATCACCCGAAAAACTTTGCTTACATCATGACGCAAAATGGACAATGGCAGCTGGCTCCTTTCTACGATGTGACCTGGTGCGAAGGACCCGGTGGCTATCATCAAATGGATGTGATGGGCGAAGCGTTGCAAATTGGTCGTGAACATCTTTTCGCGTTGGCCGAGCAGGAAGCCGAGCTGAGTTCAGAACAGGCCAATAATGTTATCGCGAAGTGCTGTGACGTGGCGGCTCGCTTTGCGGCTAAGGCTGCCGATATGTTCCCTGGGCAAATCACCGCAGAAACATTGCGTACCATTCAGACGCGCATGGATGACAATATCAAGCGGTTACGTTATTAG
- a CDS encoding YceI family protein gives MIRTACLAAVILLISPVAHAETKTYAINTQQSSIGLSWRAFGHNFSQAHLNGVTGYITLNPSQEWQDHIEVKIPVKTLVASNALLTYQLKSDLFFDAPHYPNIAFSSSRVSSLGEGKFQIIGTLSVKDVSRPVILIAKLDNGEIVAPTSNTMALHASTAISRTAFRVDRLVGIVDDRVDIELSIRAQRN, from the coding sequence ATGATTCGCACCGCCTGTCTCGCTGCCGTTATATTACTGATATCTCCGGTAGCGCACGCCGAGACAAAAACGTATGCCATCAACACGCAGCAATCATCCATTGGGCTCTCCTGGCGCGCTTTTGGGCACAATTTTTCGCAGGCGCACCTGAATGGTGTGACGGGTTATATCACCCTCAATCCCAGCCAAGAGTGGCAGGATCATATAGAAGTGAAGATTCCCGTGAAAACGCTTGTGGCTTCGAATGCCTTATTAACCTATCAACTCAAGAGCGATCTTTTTTTTGACGCCCCGCACTACCCCAATATTGCTTTCAGCAGCAGTCGTGTTTCGTCACTGGGTGAAGGAAAATTTCAAATTATCGGCACGTTGTCTGTGAAAGATGTTAGTCGCCCTGTGATTCTCATCGCTAAGCTGGATAACGGCGAAATAGTAGCGCCAACCTCAAACACCATGGCTTTGCACGCCTCCACAGCGATCTCCCGCACCGCTTTTCGCGTTGATCGCTTGGTAGGTATTGTTGATGACCGGGTAGATATTGAACTCAGTATTCGTGCCCAGCGCAATTAA
- the celB gene encoding PTS cellobiose transporter subunit IIC, translated as MSNRTFIDRYVLPAALKVAGQKHVLSVRDGIILNMPFMLIGSFFLIFAYLPIPAWGHLMADLFGDTWRNKLLYPVRATYDIMALISSFGIAYRLAEKYRTLDPLTSGAMALVAFVMTIPQQTLFAPVEGAPTQLVTGVLPISLIGSQGLFVAIVIALLSTEIYRFVHNRNLVIKMPEGVPPAVAKSFLALVPGFCVLAVVLVIRLAVEASPFGDINNLIATVIGLPMHHVGGTLPGMIFSVLLIGILWTLGLHGDAIVLVFIQPVWLSNMSENLEAFQHNQPIPHIFTQQFYDLWIAPGGTGALLGLVIFMLIRSRSRQMKQLGKIAAPAALFNISEPLVFGIPLVMNPYLFLPFILTPVVLVIVSWAAMSTGLVAPPAGIALPFTTPIFVSGYLATGGHISGTVLQVVNLTLSLVIYYPFFRVWDRLKFREEEESKQQAQVATGEAITP; from the coding sequence ATGTCCAACCGTACTTTTATTGATCGTTATGTCTTGCCCGCTGCACTGAAAGTCGCCGGTCAGAAGCACGTGCTCTCGGTGCGTGACGGCATCATTCTCAACATGCCGTTTATGCTGATTGGCAGTTTCTTCCTGATCTTTGCCTATCTGCCGATTCCGGCATGGGGCCATTTGATGGCGGATCTGTTTGGCGATACGTGGCGCAACAAATTGCTTTATCCGGTACGCGCTACCTACGACATCATGGCGTTGATCTCCAGTTTCGGCATCGCTTATCGACTGGCGGAGAAGTATCGCACGCTCGATCCGCTGACCAGCGGCGCCATGGCCTTAGTGGCGTTTGTGATGACGATTCCGCAGCAGACGCTATTTGCCCCGGTGGAAGGCGCGCCGACGCAGCTGGTCACTGGCGTACTGCCGATTTCGCTGATCGGGAGCCAGGGATTGTTCGTGGCGATTGTGATTGCGCTGCTCTCAACGGAGATTTACCGCTTTGTTCATAACCGTAATCTGGTGATCAAAATGCCTGAAGGCGTACCGCCGGCGGTGGCAAAGTCCTTCCTCGCGTTGGTGCCGGGCTTTTGCGTGCTGGCGGTGGTCCTGGTCATTCGCCTCGCGGTAGAAGCCTCGCCGTTCGGGGATATAAACAACCTGATCGCCACTGTGATTGGCTTACCGATGCACCACGTCGGCGGCACATTACCCGGCATGATCTTCTCGGTGTTATTGATTGGCATTTTGTGGACGCTCGGGCTGCATGGCGATGCGATTGTGTTGGTGTTTATTCAGCCCGTTTGGCTATCGAACATGAGTGAAAATCTCGAGGCATTCCAGCATAACCAACCCATTCCGCACATCTTCACCCAGCAGTTTTATGATTTGTGGATTGCGCCCGGTGGAACCGGTGCTTTACTGGGGCTGGTGATCTTTATGCTGATTCGTTCGCGCAGCCGTCAGATGAAGCAGCTTGGCAAGATTGCCGCGCCTGCTGCGCTGTTCAATATCAGCGAACCATTAGTGTTTGGTATTCCACTGGTGATGAATCCGTATCTTTTCCTGCCTTTTATCCTGACACCCGTGGTATTGGTGATTGTGTCGTGGGCCGCGATGAGCACCGGTTTAGTGGCGCCACCGGCTGGGATTGCACTGCCGTTCACCACACCGATTTTCGTGAGCGGCTATCTGGCAACGGGCGGGCACATCTCCGGCACCGTGCTGCAAGTGGTTAATTTAACGCTTTCACTGGTTATCTATTATCCATTCTTCCGCGTATGGGATCGGCTCAAATTCCGTGAGGAAGAAGAAAGTAAACAGCAAGCCCAGGTTGCCACGGGCGAGGCGATAACACCGTAG
- a CDS encoding 6-phospho-beta-glucosidase has translation MLKMAIIGGGSSYSPELVEGIINRYAQLPVTELALVDVEQGREKVNVIADLTRRMLQQNGLEQVKVSVHFALDEAISGARFVLTQLRVGQLAARAADERLGLKYGRLGQETTGVGGFAKALRTIPVMLNIARKVEELAPDAFIINFTNPAGIVTEAVSRYSKAKIIGLCNVPVNMHHMIAGMLDAPWDDVQLRFAGLNHLVWVHQVTCRGKDVTEQVIEQLCDGQSLTMNNIKDMPWSPSFLRALKAIPCPYHRYYWQTPQMLAEEQEKAQSGHEGTRAEQVMKVEAELFALYADPHLAHKPEQLSFRGGAYYSEVAVELISAIHNNSGKNLVVNCRNQGAIHGLPDDAVVEVNCLVDAQGAHPLVFGALPPLMNGLTQQIKAFERLTIEAAVHGDRQQALLALVGNPLVGDVTTAEALLDEVLTLNQPWLPQFATP, from the coding sequence ATGCTTAAAATGGCGATTATTGGTGGTGGCAGCAGCTATTCACCCGAACTGGTAGAAGGGATCATCAACCGCTATGCACAGCTGCCGGTCACCGAACTGGCGCTGGTAGATGTTGAACAGGGCCGTGAAAAGGTGAATGTTATCGCCGATCTGACCCGGCGTATGCTGCAGCAGAATGGATTAGAGCAGGTCAAAGTGAGCGTACATTTTGCGCTGGATGAGGCGATCAGCGGTGCCCGTTTCGTACTGACGCAGCTACGCGTGGGACAATTAGCCGCGCGAGCGGCAGATGAACGGCTCGGGTTGAAGTATGGACGTCTCGGCCAGGAAACCACCGGCGTCGGCGGGTTCGCCAAAGCGCTGCGCACCATCCCGGTGATGCTGAATATCGCGCGCAAAGTGGAAGAGCTGGCGCCGGACGCCTTCATCATCAATTTCACTAACCCGGCCGGAATTGTCACTGAAGCCGTGTCGCGCTATAGCAAAGCGAAAATCATTGGGCTGTGCAACGTGCCGGTTAACATGCATCACATGATTGCCGGCATGCTTGATGCGCCGTGGGATGATGTGCAGCTGCGCTTCGCCGGGCTGAATCATCTGGTGTGGGTACATCAGGTGACATGTCGCGGCAAAGACGTTACTGAACAGGTGATTGAGCAGCTGTGCGATGGGCAATCACTGACCATGAATAACATCAAGGATATGCCCTGGTCGCCGTCGTTCCTGCGCGCGCTGAAGGCCATTCCATGCCCGTACCACCGTTATTACTGGCAAACGCCACAAATGCTGGCGGAAGAGCAGGAAAAAGCGCAGAGCGGCCATGAAGGGACGCGCGCCGAGCAGGTGATGAAAGTCGAGGCTGAGCTCTTTGCGTTATATGCCGATCCGCATCTGGCACACAAGCCGGAGCAGCTTAGCTTCCGCGGCGGCGCGTACTACTCGGAAGTGGCCGTCGAGCTGATCAGCGCTATCCATAACAATAGCGGCAAAAATTTGGTGGTGAACTGCCGTAATCAAGGCGCAATCCACGGCCTGCCGGATGATGCGGTGGTGGAAGTGAACTGCCTCGTTGACGCGCAAGGCGCGCATCCGCTGGTGTTTGGTGCGTTGCCGCCGCTGATGAATGGGCTGACGCAGCAGATCAAAGCCTTTGAACGCCTGACCATCGAAGCCGCAGTGCATGGCGATCGACAGCAGGCGCTGCTGGCGCTGGTTGGCAATCCGTTGGTTGGTGACGTTACCACTGCTGAAGCGCTGCTTGACGAAGTCCTCACCCTGAATCAGCCGTGGCTGCCGCAGTTTGCCACTCCTTAA